A genomic region of Streptosporangium lutulentum contains the following coding sequences:
- the manA gene encoding mannose-6-phosphate isomerase, class I: MTELPVDPLWNTVKNYDWGSRTAIATLTGRPAPTELPEAEMWLGAHSSGSSSLVRQGTRRTLAETVAADPLTELGRSTAERFGSRLPYLLKLIAVDLPLSLQVHPSREQAEEGFARGAYVDPFSKPELICALTPFTALAGFRAPRRAAELLEELGVPELRPVVALLAGEETTAALRVLVEWPADSRRELVASIVRGAEAAGGPDHALVVRLADLHPEDPACLAPLLLERYELEPGEAIFLGAGVLHCYLSGFGVEIMSGSDNVLRAGLTSKPIEVEELLRVTVPTASPLRVEPVKNVYRTPAPEFGLGSVSPGPGFLLEGGVPRILLCTWGEVEAGGRTLRQGESAFVSAAAGPIELRGSGTVFWAEPGQE; the protein is encoded by the coding sequence GTGACAGAACTGCCAGTTGATCCCTTGTGGAACACCGTGAAGAACTACGACTGGGGATCGCGTACGGCCATCGCCACGCTGACGGGGCGCCCCGCTCCCACGGAACTGCCCGAGGCCGAGATGTGGCTCGGCGCTCACTCGTCCGGATCCTCGTCGCTGGTGCGGCAGGGAACGCGGCGCACGCTCGCCGAAACGGTGGCCGCCGACCCGCTGACAGAGCTGGGGCGCTCGACCGCCGAGCGGTTCGGCTCGCGCCTGCCGTACCTGTTGAAGCTGATCGCCGTGGACCTGCCGCTGTCGTTGCAGGTTCACCCGTCGCGGGAGCAGGCGGAGGAGGGGTTCGCGAGGGGGGCTTACGTCGACCCGTTCTCCAAGCCCGAACTGATCTGCGCGCTGACGCCGTTCACGGCGCTGGCCGGCTTCCGCGCGCCACGCCGGGCGGCGGAACTTCTGGAAGAGCTGGGTGTGCCGGAGCTCCGGCCGGTCGTCGCGCTGCTCGCCGGGGAGGAGACCACGGCCGCTCTGCGAGTGCTCGTGGAGTGGCCGGCGGATTCCAGGCGTGAGCTCGTCGCCTCGATCGTGCGAGGCGCGGAGGCCGCGGGCGGCCCCGACCACGCGCTGGTCGTACGGCTGGCGGATCTCCACCCCGAGGACCCGGCCTGCCTGGCGCCGTTGCTGCTGGAGCGGTACGAGCTGGAGCCGGGTGAGGCGATCTTCCTCGGCGCGGGAGTTCTCCACTGCTACCTGAGCGGGTTCGGCGTGGAGATCATGAGCGGCTCGGACAACGTGCTGCGCGCCGGGCTGACCAGCAAGCCGATCGAGGTGGAGGAGCTGCTTCGGGTGACGGTCCCCACCGCGTCGCCCCTGCGGGTCGAGCCGGTGAAGAACGTCTACCGCACGCCCGCGCCGGAGTTCGGCCTGGGCAGCGTCAGCCCCGGCCCGGGCTTCCTGCTGGAGGGAGGCGTGCCACGCATCCTGCTGTGCACGTGGGGAGAGGTCGAGGCCGGAGGGCGGACCCTGCGCCAGGGGGAGTCCGCTTTCGTCTCCGCCGCGGCCGGGCCCATCGAGCTGCGCGGATCCGGGACGGTCTTCTGGGCGGAGCCCGGACAGGAGTAG